One genomic window of Mucilaginibacter sp. SJ includes the following:
- a CDS encoding DUF4256 domain-containing protein gives MKLSPEQQKELIGILKTRFEKNMNRHTGIEWARVQGKLEANTEKLKSLNEMELTGGEPDVVAYDKNTDEYIFFDCAAESPKGRRSVCYDHEALEARKEHKPGNSAVEMAKDMGIELLDEDQYRELQKLGKFDTKTSSWIKTPADIRKLGGAIFADYRYGTIFIYHNGAESYYAARGFRGALRV, from the coding sequence ATGAAGCTATCACCAGAACAACAGAAAGAACTTATCGGCATACTAAAAACCCGTTTTGAGAAAAACATGAACCGCCACACGGGTATAGAATGGGCTCGGGTACAAGGCAAACTGGAAGCCAATACCGAAAAGCTAAAATCACTTAATGAAATGGAATTAACCGGCGGAGAACCCGATGTTGTTGCTTACGATAAAAATACGGACGAATATATTTTTTTCGACTGTGCTGCAGAAAGCCCCAAAGGCCGCAGAAGTGTTTGCTACGATCATGAAGCGCTGGAAGCCAGAAAAGAACACAAGCCCGGAAACAGCGCTGTTGAAATGGCGAAGGATATGGGCATTGAACTTTTAGATGAAGACCAATACCGCGAATTGCAAAAGCTTGGAAAGTTTGATACCAAAACCTCAAGCTGGATCAAAACACCGGCCGATATCAGGAAGCTCGGCGGCGCCATTTTTGCCGATTACCGTTATGGTACCATATTTATTTACCACAACGGGGCGGAGTCATACTATGCTGCAAGAGGATTTAGAGGGGCCTTGAGGGTTTGA
- a CDS encoding YdeI/OmpD-associated family protein produces the protein MNPKVDFYFNKAGKWQEEVEQLRSVVLDCGLTEELKWGCPCYTFRESNIVLIHVFKEYCALLFFKGALLSDTHNILIQQTKNVQAARQIRFTNAGEIAGQRSILKAYIYEAIEVEKAGLKVNLKQTEDFAVAQEFQQKLNTIPALKTAFEALTPGRQKAYLLHFSQPKQASTREARVEKWMPQILNGKGLNDL, from the coding sequence ATGAACCCCAAAGTTGATTTTTATTTTAATAAAGCCGGGAAGTGGCAGGAAGAAGTAGAGCAATTGAGATCGGTTGTTCTTGATTGCGGATTGACCGAAGAATTAAAATGGGGCTGTCCCTGTTATACCTTTCGGGAAAGCAACATCGTTTTGATCCATGTATTTAAAGAATATTGCGCGCTTTTATTTTTCAAGGGAGCTTTATTAAGTGATACCCATAACATCCTTATTCAGCAAACCAAAAACGTACAAGCTGCGCGGCAAATCAGGTTTACCAATGCCGGGGAAATAGCCGGACAAAGAAGTATCCTGAAAGCCTATATTTATGAAGCCATTGAGGTGGAAAAGGCAGGACTAAAAGTAAATTTAAAGCAGACGGAAGATTTTGCCGTCGCTCAGGAGTTTCAACAAAAATTAAATACCATACCCGCCCTTAAAACCGCATTTGAAGCATTAACACCCGGACGGCAAAAAGCATATCTCCTTCATTTTTCCCAACCCAAACAAGCCTCGACCCGCGAGGCAAGAGTTGAAAAATGGATGCCGCAAATCCTTAATGGTAAAGGATTGAATGATTTGTAG
- a CDS encoding DoxX family protein, producing the protein MKRNKIIYWIATIWLALGMISTGMVQLLKAKAGAGGADSVAHLGYPDYFLTILGVWKVLGVIAVLAPKFPVVKEWAYAGFFFAMSGAIISHIASGNAVTEIFPALLLLVLTIISWYFRPAERRVTSDNQL; encoded by the coding sequence ATGAAACGGAATAAAATTATTTATTGGATAGCCACCATATGGCTTGCTTTAGGAATGATATCAACAGGAATGGTGCAGCTATTAAAAGCGAAGGCCGGGGCAGGAGGGGCGGACAGCGTGGCCCATTTGGGCTATCCGGACTATTTTTTGACGATATTGGGTGTTTGGAAAGTTTTGGGCGTTATAGCGGTGCTTGCCCCTAAATTTCCGGTAGTAAAGGAATGGGCTTACGCAGGCTTTTTCTTCGCCATGTCGGGCGCAATAATTTCGCATATAGCCTCGGGTAATGCGGTGACTGAAATATTTCCGGCATTGCTGTTGCTGGTACTGACAATCATATCATGGTATTTCAGACCTGCCGAAAGAAGAGTAACTTCGGATAACCAATTATAA
- a CDS encoding SRPBCC family protein, whose product MEQKTKIDAENGKQDLTITRVFDLPVELLFKAYMEPEIVEQWMGTKVLKLENKKHGSWQFETKDPHGNVVFKANGTIHEFIPGQKITRTFEMDNAPFDVQLEFLEFEKLTGDTSKLNMHVVYRTPELRDQMLKLPFAYGINMAHNRLQDVLSKMINTAS is encoded by the coding sequence ATGGAACAAAAAACAAAAATAGATGCTGAAAACGGCAAACAGGATTTAACCATTACAAGAGTATTTGACTTACCGGTGGAACTGCTTTTTAAAGCCTATATGGAGCCCGAAATTGTTGAGCAATGGATGGGAACAAAAGTGCTGAAGCTTGAAAATAAAAAGCACGGCAGTTGGCAATTTGAAACAAAAGATCCGCATGGTAACGTTGTTTTCAAAGCCAATGGAACAATTCATGAGTTTATCCCCGGGCAAAAAATCACCCGTACGTTTGAAATGGACAACGCGCCGTTTGATGTGCAACTCGAGTTCCTGGAGTTTGAAAAACTTACCGGCGATACCAGCAAACTCAATATGCATGTGGTTTACCGAACGCCCGAATTGAGGGACCAGATGCTTAAGCTGCCTTTTGCCTATGGCATAAACATGGCACACAACAGGTTACAGGATGTATTAAGTAAAATGATTAATACAGCATCATGA
- a CDS encoding ArsR/SmtB family transcription factor, whose product MNLRRDVFQAIADPTRRAILLLVATQAMTAGVIASNFDTARPTVSKHLQILTECELLKQEQNGREIYYHINAEKMKDVADFIEPFRAMWEDRFNKLETIMKNYKGK is encoded by the coding sequence ATGAATTTAAGACGAGATGTATTTCAAGCCATAGCCGACCCAACCCGAAGGGCCATCCTTTTACTGGTTGCCACACAAGCAATGACCGCTGGTGTAATTGCGTCAAACTTTGATACCGCCAGGCCCACCGTTTCCAAACACCTTCAAATACTTACCGAGTGCGAGCTGCTTAAACAGGAGCAAAACGGCAGGGAGATCTATTATCATATCAATGCAGAAAAAATGAAAGATGTGGCCGACTTCATTGAACCGTTCCGCGCGATGTGGGAAGACAGGTTCAACAAATTAGAAACTATTATGAAAAATTATAAAGGCAAATAA
- a CDS encoding TonB-dependent receptor, translating to MNAIHNKDIGTKQKALAINLNPEIYGSFAEIGAGQDVAANFFKAGASSGTIAKTMSAYDMLFSDAIYGVQQTRRYVSEPRLMAMLGHEYGLIIERLGTQRGDTSTFFAFADTISALNYNKTNEGHGWMGVRFQLEPNGQYNDVVIHVKLLDNDNNLQQQAVGILGVNLMYACFYYNEIPPVFLLSLMDNLSRDRIQIDMIRFEGPNFTKVDNRLMSLHLVKYGFSDAALFGPDGKNLQPSEVLYKKHIVMVRGRFRPVINVHMDMLNTGVKQFLQESDVDKENVVVVTELTLQALKERNADINADIDEKDFLDRVDILGSLGQTVMISNFHEYYKLVAYLSKITKLKMGVVLGFPNLEYIFSEEHYKDLPGGILESFATLFSRKVKLFIYPTLRDGVIWNCLRFYLPPHLIDLYRYLIANNKIEDIRHYNENNLNVETDNVLELIKLGADGWEEFVPPEVATIIKERRLFGYASGLEPVKTLEAPPQDGDRTEIDIA from the coding sequence ATGAATGCCATTCACAATAAAGATATTGGGACCAAACAAAAAGCGCTGGCCATTAATCTTAACCCCGAAATTTATGGCTCATTTGCCGAAATAGGTGCCGGACAGGACGTAGCAGCAAACTTTTTTAAAGCCGGGGCATCATCCGGTACCATAGCCAAAACCATGTCGGCCTATGACATGCTTTTTTCAGATGCCATTTATGGGGTACAGCAAACCCGCCGTTATGTAAGCGAACCGCGCCTGATGGCCATGCTTGGTCATGAATATGGCCTGATCATTGAGCGCCTTGGTACGCAGCGTGGTGACACTTCAACTTTTTTTGCTTTCGCGGATACCATATCGGCCCTCAATTACAACAAAACAAATGAAGGCCACGGTTGGATGGGCGTACGCTTTCAACTGGAGCCGAACGGGCAGTACAATGATGTGGTGATCCACGTTAAGCTGCTGGATAACGATAATAACCTGCAACAGCAGGCTGTGGGGATATTGGGTGTAAACCTGATGTATGCCTGCTTTTATTATAATGAGATTCCACCGGTATTCCTGCTTTCGCTGATGGATAATCTCTCGCGCGACAGGATCCAGATAGACATGATCCGCTTTGAAGGACCAAACTTTACCAAAGTTGATAACCGGCTCATGAGCCTTCATCTGGTAAAATACGGCTTTTCGGATGCGGCGCTATTTGGGCCCGACGGTAAAAACCTGCAACCATCCGAAGTTTTATACAAAAAGCACATCGTAATGGTGCGCGGCCGTTTCCGTCCGGTTATCAACGTGCATATGGATATGTTGAACACCGGTGTTAAGCAGTTTTTGCAGGAATCGGATGTTGATAAGGAAAATGTTGTTGTCGTTACCGAGCTTACCCTCCAGGCCCTTAAAGAACGTAACGCCGATATCAATGCCGATATAGACGAGAAGGACTTTCTCGACCGTGTAGATATCCTCGGCTCGCTGGGCCAAACGGTGATGATCTCTAATTTTCACGAGTATTATAAATTGGTGGCTTATCTTTCAAAGATCACCAAACTTAAAATGGGCGTGGTGCTTGGTTTCCCTAACCTGGAGTACATTTTCTCGGAAGAACATTATAAAGATTTGCCGGGTGGCATTTTGGAGTCGTTCGCTACCTTGTTTAGCCGTAAGGTAAAATTGTTTATATACCCTACCCTGCGCGATGGCGTGATCTGGAATTGCCTGCGTTTTTACCTTCCGCCACACCTGATTGATCTGTACCGCTACCTGATAGCCAACAATAAGATAGAAGACATCAGGCATTATAACGAAAATAACCTTAACGTTGAAACCGACAATGTGCTTGAGCTGATAAAACTGGGCGCCGATGGCTGGGAAGAGTTTGTGCCACCCGAGGTGGCTACGATAATCAAAGAGCGTCGCCTGTTTGGATATGCCTCCGGTTTGGAACCGGTAAAAACACTTGAAGCCCCTCCACAAGATGGTGATCGGACTGAAATTGATATAGCTTAA
- a CDS encoding heme-binding domain-containing protein, translated as MKTNRKPLYQRKAFLIILILFAGFLCIQFVRPDVPNPPVTGDLEAPADVKAIIQRACYDCHSNNTNLRWYDKIVPIYWGVASHIKQGRADLNFSEWNKLAPADQKGKLWESVNQIIAGAMPLPGYTAVHTGAKVSAADLAVLKNYLASMVHSKPADTTVINAADRQYQHWQKNKTAVSKLPTAANGISYIPDYKNWQPISTTERFDNNTLRVIFGNVIAVKAIKENKIHPWPNGAIFAKVAWAQLQDKDGTTHTGEFKQVEYMIKDDKKYASTYGWGWARFKTPKMVPYGGSNVMFTTECMNCHKPMAAEDFVFTQPIKH; from the coding sequence ATGAAAACCAACAGAAAACCCTTGTATCAACGAAAAGCGTTCCTTATCATCCTGATTTTATTTGCAGGCTTTTTGTGCATCCAGTTTGTGCGCCCGGATGTTCCTAATCCGCCGGTAACGGGCGACCTGGAAGCCCCGGCAGATGTTAAGGCTATTATTCAACGTGCCTGTTATGATTGCCATTCAAACAACACCAATTTACGCTGGTACGATAAAATAGTTCCCATTTACTGGGGGGTGGCATCCCATATCAAACAGGGCAGGGCCGACCTTAATTTTTCCGAATGGAATAAGCTCGCGCCGGCCGATCAGAAAGGCAAACTCTGGGAGTCGGTAAATCAGATAATAGCCGGAGCAATGCCTTTGCCGGGTTATACCGCTGTTCATACCGGCGCAAAAGTATCCGCAGCCGATCTTGCTGTTTTGAAGAATTATCTTGCTTCAATGGTGCACAGCAAGCCTGCCGATACGACGGTTATCAATGCCGCCGACAGGCAATATCAGCATTGGCAAAAAAACAAAACAGCAGTAAGCAAATTGCCGACAGCGGCCAACGGCATCTCTTACATCCCCGATTATAAAAACTGGCAGCCCATCAGTACTACCGAGCGTTTTGATAATAACACCCTGCGCGTAATCTTCGGTAATGTTATTGCCGTTAAAGCGATCAAAGAAAACAAGATCCACCCATGGCCAAACGGCGCCATATTTGCCAAAGTGGCCTGGGCACAACTACAGGACAAGGACGGGACCACCCATACCGGCGAGTTTAAACAAGTGGAGTACATGATAAAAGACGATAAAAAATATGCATCTACCTATGGTTGGGGCTGGGCGAGGTTTAAGACCCCGAAGATGGTGCCGTACGGCGGTTCAAATGTCATGTTTACCACAGAATGTATGAATTGCCACAAGCCGATGGCTGCCGAGGATTTTGTATTTACCCAACCAATTAAACACTAA
- a CDS encoding helix-turn-helix domain-containing protein, which translates to MKLYIKNMVCSRCKIMVKTELEKAGLQPVSVELGEVEIKEALTPIQLKRLETSLNTLGFELIDDQKSRIIEQIKTLIIEHVHYAETQSPLKLSALLTSKLNYDYGYLSNLFSAVEGTTIEKYYIAQRIEKVKELLVYNELSLSEIAFQLSYSSVAYLSSQFKQITGMTPSAFKALQGSKRTNLEDI; encoded by the coding sequence ATGAAGCTGTACATAAAAAACATGGTTTGCAGCCGCTGCAAAATAATGGTGAAAACCGAGCTGGAAAAAGCCGGGCTGCAGCCTGTTTCTGTTGAGCTTGGTGAGGTAGAGATTAAAGAAGCCCTCACCCCAATTCAACTTAAACGATTGGAAACATCGTTAAACACCCTTGGGTTTGAACTCATCGACGATCAAAAGAGCCGTATTATTGAACAGATCAAAACCCTCATCATTGAGCATGTGCACTACGCCGAAACACAATCGCCCTTAAAGCTTTCGGCGCTGCTTACTTCAAAACTTAATTATGATTATGGGTACCTGAGCAACCTGTTTTCGGCTGTTGAAGGCACAACCATCGAAAAATACTACATAGCCCAGCGTATTGAAAAAGTGAAGGAACTCCTGGTTTATAATGAACTTAGTCTTTCCGAAATCGCGTTTCAATTAAGCTATAGCAGCGTTGCCTACCTATCCAGCCAGTTTAAACAGATAACCGGGATGACACCATCTGCCTTTAAAGCCCTTCAGGGTAGTAAACGCACAAACCTGGAAGACATATAA
- a CDS encoding heavy metal translocating P-type ATPase codes for MTHTYNITGMTCTGCLAKVQGLLQQVPNIEKVEISLAEGTADITMKKHLPTADLKQALAAYPKYQLSEAEVNHHHLSTTDAAENRTWLQTYKPILLIFGYILAAAIIAGSHTGGFNITTVMRVFMSGFFLVFSFFKLLDIAGFADSYAMYDVVAKRWGGWGYVYVFVELGLGLAFALNIAPVTVNAVMVAVMSISLIGVLQSVFSKRQIRCACLGAVFNLPMSTVTIIEDGLMIVMGLVMLGMM; via the coding sequence ATGACACATACATATAATATCACGGGCATGACCTGCACCGGTTGCCTGGCTAAAGTGCAGGGCCTGTTACAGCAAGTTCCCAACATCGAAAAAGTTGAGATCTCTTTAGCCGAAGGTACTGCCGACATCACGATGAAAAAGCACCTGCCGACTGCCGACCTTAAACAGGCACTCGCCGCTTATCCTAAATACCAGCTTAGCGAAGCAGAGGTAAATCATCACCACTTGAGTACGACAGATGCTGCTGAAAACCGCACCTGGCTGCAAACCTACAAGCCGATCCTGCTCATTTTTGGTTATATTTTAGCAGCAGCAATAATTGCCGGAAGCCATACAGGCGGATTTAACATCACTACGGTCATGCGCGTTTTCATGAGCGGCTTTTTCCTGGTATTCTCCTTTTTTAAACTGTTGGATATCGCGGGCTTTGCCGATAGCTATGCCATGTATGATGTGGTGGCCAAACGCTGGGGCGGATGGGGCTACGTGTATGTTTTTGTTGAACTGGGTTTAGGCCTTGCCTTTGCACTTAATATTGCGCCGGTAACGGTTAACGCTGTTATGGTTGCGGTGATGAGCATAAGCCTGATTGGTGTGCTGCAAAGTGTTTTCAGCAAAAGACAGATCCGTTGTGCATGCCTTGGCGCGGTGTTTAATTTGCCCATGAGCACAGTAACCATTATTGAAGATGGACTGATGATTGTAATGGGTTTAGTGATGTTGGGAATGATGTAA
- a CDS encoding response regulator, giving the protein MAKRILIIDDNELMIEVMTYILLGKGYEVASSTHVHEIFRTIKACHPDLVILDIVNKSMDGRELCRLIKLNRATKNLRVIVCSENEETEAQEPQKGAPDDVLHKPFGMNSLIHKVQLQLAA; this is encoded by the coding sequence ATGGCAAAACGAATTTTGATAATTGATGATAACGAGCTGATGATAGAGGTGATGACCTACATCTTGCTCGGCAAAGGTTACGAAGTAGCCTCGTCAACCCATGTCCATGAAATTTTCAGGACTATAAAAGCATGCCACCCCGACCTGGTGATCCTGGATATTGTTAATAAAAGCATGGACGGCCGTGAGCTATGCCGGCTCATTAAATTGAACCGGGCCACTAAAAATCTTCGTGTAATTGTTTGTTCAGAAAACGAAGAAACCGAAGCACAGGAACCGCAAAAAGGGGCGCCGGATGATGTTTTGCACAAGCCTTTTGGCATGAACAGCCTGATCCATAAGGTTCAGTTACAGCTGGCGGCCTGA
- a CDS encoding LacI family DNA-binding transcriptional regulator: MDNINIKKLAKELNISTSTISRAFNGNTDINKDTKERILAYAKQHNYLPNHYASNLRDKKTKTLAVIVPEIANDFFSQAINGIEEVARKKGFYILLYRTDDVFEKEVSFVNYLNNGKADGIIMSVSGEASDHNYLRQLEKKHVPVVFFDRVYEDIEAAKVTTNDYDASFAATEHLIKTGCKKVAYLVVNKSISIGKVRMQGYMDALAKHKIVFDDTLVIDCSNDEKENYKILKKALQIIKPDGIFSSVERLAFATYYVCNDLGISIPNDLKVISFSSLRVAPLLSPPLSTITQPAYEMGVKAATLLFDVLENNGSAPKKQHVLKSKLFIRKSSSGS; this comes from the coding sequence ATGGACAATATCAATATCAAAAAACTGGCAAAGGAACTCAATATCTCCACATCAACCATCTCGAGGGCCTTTAATGGAAACACTGATATTAATAAAGATACCAAAGAGCGGATTTTAGCCTACGCCAAACAACATAACTATTTGCCCAACCATTATGCCAGTAACCTCCGCGATAAAAAGACCAAAACCCTGGCTGTTATTGTTCCCGAAATAGCTAACGACTTTTTTTCGCAGGCTATCAATGGCATTGAAGAGGTTGCCCGTAAAAAAGGGTTCTACATTTTACTTTACCGCACCGACGACGTTTTTGAAAAGGAAGTATCGTTTGTAAATTACCTTAACAATGGTAAAGCCGATGGCATTATCATGTCGGTATCCGGCGAGGCAAGCGACCACAACTATCTGCGCCAGCTGGAAAAAAAGCATGTGCCTGTCGTTTTTTTCGACCGCGTTTATGAGGATATTGAGGCCGCCAAAGTAACTACTAACGACTATGACGCCAGCTTTGCCGCAACCGAACACCTTATTAAAACCGGGTGCAAAAAGGTTGCTTACCTGGTGGTTAACAAAAGTATTTCGATAGGTAAAGTGCGGATGCAGGGTTATATGGATGCGCTGGCTAAGCACAAGATCGTGTTTGATGATACCCTTGTTATTGATTGCAGCAACGATGAAAAGGAAAATTATAAGATTTTGAAAAAGGCCTTACAGATAATCAAGCCTGATGGTATTTTCAGTTCGGTTGAACGTTTGGCCTTTGCCACCTACTACGTTTGTAATGACCTTGGCATTTCGATACCTAACGATCTGAAAGTGATTAGCTTTTCAAGCCTCAGGGTAGCCCCGCTCCTTTCTCCTCCTCTTTCAACCATAACGCAACCCGCTTACGAAATGGGCGTAAAGGCAGCAACTTTACTGTTCGATGTGCTGGAAAACAACGGCTCCGCTCCTAAAAAGCAACATGTATTGAAATCAAAGCTGTTTATCAGGAAGTCGTCGTCGGGTTCATAG
- a CDS encoding 7TM diverse intracellular signaling domain-containing protein, whose amino-acid sequence MFCLCFSTGIAQTTVQINDKVNQHIFEYKQIVYFEDTTGKLSLDDIRDAYLAGKFAVNYEPTPVTHHNNSAYWYRIKIGKANATSNNWILEFFDQTIDSITVYSPVKNAYRATSLGSSRPFAARFYKHKNFSFNINSNQGPDDVYYIRIRSGHSVNVIMVLRTVSRFIGYALDEYFFFGVFYGMILVFGLYNFMMFIAMRQVQYLYYIIYNLSIGLYEMCADGIAYQYIWPNYPGWNNYAYGIALFSASIFAILFAQSLLNLKVNAPRLNKVIKWVIIFRCIYFLACITINMAWFNYKIIEFLPLCISFYAGCYVLIKGYKPARFFVIGYTFLLTGFVIKSCIALNIWWLPVTEFDYYSLSICFIMEMLFISFAIGDKVRILKKEKDVAQQDIIAQMKQNEELKDTLNRSLEAQVQERTRELVEKSSMIAEQNEELKSVNELLQQQAEEISRMNVLLEKDNIILHNDIEKVTHDRVMLTEVDFEEFSRIYPDRETCFKFLSDLKWEHGYACRKCSNTHYGSGHLPYSRRCSKCGYEESVIAYTILQNTRIPINKAFYMIFLMYSTKGKISSHKLSEILSIRQSTCWAYSSRIKKVMEQRKKEIKNAGNKGWSKLVIDMNA is encoded by the coding sequence ATGTTTTGCTTATGCTTTTCAACAGGCATAGCTCAAACCACGGTTCAAATAAATGACAAAGTTAACCAGCATATTTTTGAATATAAACAGATAGTATATTTTGAGGATACAACCGGAAAACTCAGCCTCGATGATATTCGCGACGCTTACTTAGCAGGCAAATTCGCAGTTAACTATGAACCAACCCCCGTTACCCATCACAACAATTCGGCTTATTGGTACCGCATAAAAATTGGCAAGGCCAATGCCACCAGCAACAACTGGATCCTGGAGTTTTTTGATCAAACTATCGACAGTATTACCGTTTATTCGCCCGTTAAAAATGCTTACCGGGCAACCTCGCTTGGCAGCAGTCGTCCTTTTGCCGCGCGCTTTTACAAACACAAAAACTTTAGCTTTAATATCAACAGCAACCAGGGCCCAGATGACGTTTATTATATCCGTATCCGTTCGGGGCATTCGGTTAATGTGATCATGGTATTGCGTACGGTAAGCCGCTTTATTGGTTACGCGCTCGACGAATATTTTTTCTTTGGTGTTTTTTACGGTATGATCCTGGTTTTTGGCTTGTACAATTTCATGATGTTCATAGCCATGCGCCAGGTGCAATACCTGTATTACATCATTTATAATCTCAGCATCGGCCTTTATGAAATGTGTGCCGATGGCATAGCTTACCAGTACATCTGGCCAAACTATCCCGGCTGGAACAATTACGCGTATGGTATCGCCCTGTTCTCGGCCAGTATTTTTGCCATCCTTTTTGCTCAAAGCCTGCTCAATTTAAAAGTTAATGCCCCGCGTTTAAATAAAGTGATCAAGTGGGTGATCATTTTCAGGTGCATTTATTTCCTGGCCTGCATTACTATTAATATGGCCTGGTTTAACTACAAGATCATCGAGTTTTTGCCGCTGTGCATTTCTTTTTATGCGGGCTGTTATGTGTTGATAAAAGGATACAAACCGGCGCGGTTCTTTGTTATCGGGTATACGTTTTTACTTACCGGCTTTGTTATTAAAAGCTGTATAGCACTAAATATCTGGTGGCTGCCTGTTACCGAGTTTGATTACTACAGTCTTAGTATTTGTTTTATTATGGAGATGCTGTTCATCTCTTTTGCTATAGGGGATAAAGTGCGGATCCTTAAAAAGGAAAAGGATGTTGCCCAGCAGGATATTATAGCCCAGATGAAACAAAACGAAGAGCTGAAAGATACCCTGAACCGCAGCCTTGAAGCCCAGGTGCAGGAGCGCACCCGAGAGCTGGTTGAAAAGTCATCAATGATAGCGGAACAAAACGAGGAGCTTAAATCAGTTAATGAGCTGCTGCAACAACAGGCCGAAGAGATCTCGCGTATGAATGTGCTCCTTGAAAAAGACAACATTATCCTGCATAATGATATTGAAAAAGTAACCCACGATAGGGTAATGCTCACCGAAGTTGACTTTGAAGAGTTTAGCCGTATTTATCCCGACAGGGAAACCTGTTTTAAATTCCTGTCCGACCTGAAATGGGAGCACGGTTATGCCTGCCGCAAATGCAGCAATACACATTATGGCAGCGGGCACCTGCCTTACAGTCGCCGGTGTTCAAAATGTGGTTATGAAGAGTCGGTGATAGCTTACACCATACTGCAAAATACCCGGATCCCCATCAATAAAGCTTTTTATATGATTTTCCTGATGTATTCAACCAAGGGTAAGATCTCGTCACATAAACTTTCCGAAATTCTTTCTATCCGCCAAAGCACCTGCTGGGCTTACAGCTCGCGCATAAAAAAGGTAATGGAGCAGCGTAAAAAAGAGATAAAAAACGCGGGAAATAAAGGGTGGAGTAAATTAGTGATCGACATGAATGCATAG
- the modA gene encoding molybdate ABC transporter substrate-binding protein yields the protein MQSEHYNTGLKKSIFFLLALLFTASLTVNAQNIRVAAAANLQPVMEVLQKDFKQKTGITIDVIIGSSGKLVAQISNGAPFDVFLSADMTFPETLFKNGLAKEKPVVYASGSLIICSTQNIGFENWERLLLSARIKKIAIANPAIAPYGKAAEQSLRDKGILDDAKSKAVYGESISQVNTYITTGVADIGFTTQSLVKELGNKTPLFYMVVDPKTYDPILQGIVILKHGATNPAAEKFYRYILSPAAKSIFKAYGYRVQ from the coding sequence ATGCAAAGCGAACATTACAATACCGGGCTAAAAAAAAGCATATTCTTTTTATTGGCCCTGCTATTTACAGCAAGCTTAACCGTAAACGCCCAAAATATCCGGGTGGCGGCTGCTGCTAACCTGCAGCCGGTAATGGAGGTTTTACAAAAAGATTTTAAGCAAAAAACAGGAATTACCATTGATGTCATTATAGGCTCATCGGGTAAGCTGGTGGCTCAGATCAGCAACGGAGCGCCGTTTGATGTATTTTTATCGGCAGATATGACCTTTCCCGAAACGCTGTTTAAAAATGGTTTGGCAAAAGAAAAACCGGTAGTGTATGCCTCAGGCAGCCTGATCATTTGCAGTACGCAAAATATTGGTTTTGAAAACTGGGAACGCCTGCTGCTTTCGGCAAGGATAAAAAAAATCGCCATAGCAAATCCGGCTATAGCGCCTTATGGTAAAGCCGCCGAGCAATCGCTCAGGGATAAGGGGATTTTGGATGATGCCAAATCGAAGGCCGTTTATGGAGAAAGCATATCGCAGGTAAATACTTACATTACCACAGGCGTGGCCGATATCGGCTTCACTACCCAATCGCTGGTAAAGGAACTGGGAAATAAAACACCGCTGTTTTATATGGTCGTCGATCCCAAAACTTACGATCCCATACTGCAGGGTATCGTGATCCTGAAACACGGAGCGACTAATCCTGCGGCCGAAAAATTTTATAGGTACATTTTAAGCCCGGCGGCTAAAAGTATTTTTAAAGCGTATGGTTATAGGGTGCAATAA